The stretch of DNA CTTGTCCGTGCGGGGAGGGCAGTTGCAGCAGAGGAGGGCCCCGCCGAGCAGCAGCAAGCCCGAGGCGGCCCAGCCCACGTAGAGAGAAGCGCCCATCTCCCGCTTCTGGCCGGAGACCACCAGCGGGTTGTAGAAGTCCCGGATGATATTGTTGGCCGTCCAGGACACCGGCACCATGACCAGCAGGCCGGCCAGCAGGAACACCACGCCTGCCACGATCATGGTCTTGGCCTTGGCGCTCTCGTCCTCCACGCAGTTGGTGCACTTGCCACCCACCACGGACAGCAGCACGCCCAGCACGGCCAGGATGATGCTGACGACCATGAGGGCGCGGGCCGCCTGCAGGTCCTGCGGCAGCGCCAGCAGCGAGTCGTACACCTTGCACTGCATCTGGCCGGTGCTCTGCACCACGCAGTTCATCCACAGGCCCTCCCAGATGGTCTGCGACGTGACGATGTTGCTGCCGATGAAGGCCGTCACGCGCCACATGGGCAGCGCGCAGCTCAGGATGGTGCCCAGCCAGCCCAGCACGGCCAGCGCCATGCCCATCACCTGCAGCCCCATGGAGGCCATGGCTCGCCGTCCGCTGGGGTCTACGACCTGGAAGCCTGTGCGGGTCCGACCCAAAGGGCTGTAGGAATCCAAGCGGTGAGGACAGACACTCTGCGTCCACAGGGAAGACTTTCACTTGGAGTCCAGAGGCAGAGGCGGTTGGATCAGCTCCCCAGCTCTCCGGAGTCAGAAGGACAAGCCAGGTGAGCGTACCCAGACCAGTTCCTTTCAGCCAGTGGCTCTCGCCCCAAGACAGGAGCAGTTATATGGCTGTGTGGGAGGgcgggagcagagggaggggtttCGGTCCCTGGGGCCTGCCCCCTGACCAGTTTATCTGGATTCCTGAGCCAAGGCCAACAAAGGCACTGCAGGACCTCAGCCCTGGGCCCCTGAGTCAAGATCCTGGAGAGCCAGTCTCAGAGGAAACTGCCCTGtctcccagcccccaggcccatGCTGAGGTCAGCCTGGAGAAAGACACTGAGTCACAGACCACAGGCCCCTGGACGCATGGGGTAGCCAGCCCCAGCCAGGGTCGGGTCCTAAAGACCAGGATCCCCAGCCCTAGGGGCACCCTTGTTCTAGGCTTGGGTGGGCAGACAGGGTGGGGAACCGTCAGAGAGAGGATCTGAGGGCAGAGTCCTGGGAATGTCAAAAAGCCCCACCCTGATTACTGTAGCCCCATCCTTATCACCTTCCCCTCTGGCCTGATCACTCTCATCATCTGTGCACTTGCCTCACCAGCGATTTTGGTGTTGGCCTAATGAGGGCACTTTGGGGAACTCAGcttgtggggggagggcaggactCCTGGGTCTGTCACCTGTTGGCCCTTCCCTGACCACCGCCAGGCTTCCTAGCCCTGCCAGAGGGATGAGGTCTTTTGGTGGAAGAGATAAGGAAGCCTGTCTCCCCCCCACCAGGAGAGTTTCGGCTGGTTGCTGCCAGGATGGAGGCCACTGGGCCAGATTCTGGGGAAGGTCACCCAGAGCAAGCCATGGCCCAGACCCTGGGAGCACAAGCCCAGCAAAAAGCTGTTTACTCTGTGAAGACACACAGAGCAGTGGTCAGATAAAACCAGGTTGGGGGCAAAGTCCCACAAGActtggaaggggaggcaggactCCTACCAcatggagagagggggagggggcttgGAAGGGAGAGGAGCCCTGCTATAGTCTTGGGTTCTGTGCACAGGTCATCGAGGGCAAGAATCACCACGGATGGGTCCCCTGGGAGTTGTGCAAGGCAGCAGGGCTGAGTGAAGGAGGACATTTGGGGGGAAGAAACATGGAGGGCAAAGGTACGGGAGCTAGGGAAATGCAGCTAGTTCTAGGAACCTGGAGGAATCCAGTCAGACCAGACCtggggttggtggggggagggagaaagggccaGAAATCTCTGTCCCAAGTGTCACCAAGCCCCAGGATGAGCAAGGGCATTGGATGCCAGGCAGAGAGGTGTCCACACATCTTAGACATCTCTGGAAACTGAACAGAGGCAAAAGAGTGCAGGGTGGGGTTTGCGGGGGTCTTTATGGGGGAGAGTGGTTGGGCCTCACCCCGGCTAGATCAAGGGAACCCCTCACCCTCCACATGGTCACCACCAGACTGGGGGCTCCTCAGGTACCAGGGCTCCAACACATCCCTTAGCTCCCAGCATTGTCCAGCACCGAACCCGGCACCCTGGGGTGGCCACATGTCCTCGTGTCCTAGAGTTTCTTACGGGACAATCAGCAAGCTTGCGTGATTTCGATTGGAGTCATCTGTGGGCCCTGGGCACACTGGAGGCCGTGGAGGTTCCGTGTGGATGGCTTGGGAAATCACAGGGCTGGCTGGGACCACCTGGCACGGTGGGGAAGTTGAGGTCTTGCATTGTGGTTGGCAGTAAACACAGCTGGCCCGTCTGTGAGGTGGGGGGCTCCCCGAGAACAGAAGCAGGGGTGCTCAAGGCACTCAGGAAGGCAGGAGGCATTCTTGTTCCCAaattcccaccccaccctcccctacacttcccctctccaccccccacagGCATACACAGCAAGCAATGTAAACAGGGATGGTTTCTGCCTGGACCACACCTACTGGGTTTTCCTTACAAGGCTCAGAGGAACAGCACACGTGGAGGTCTGTGGGCTGAACAACAGAAATAAGTACCCTTCGAGATTGACAATGAGTGCTTTCCTGTGATGACCTCATCACAGCCTCCCGAGAGTAACTAGGGCAGGGACTCTTACAGCCTTTGtacagatgggtaaactgagacccagagaaggccAAGAGCTTGCCCAGGACAGGATGGGCACTCCGTCATCAGAGCCTActtactcaggtgccccttaccCATGGTCCCAGGCCTTCGGTAAGCTGAGTCCAGAAGTGGGCTGGCCAAATGGacagaccccaccccacccctgccgaCTTCCTGCCCTTGTTTTCTTGGGACACAGCCAACTGGCACTTGGAGAAataggagtgggggagggggcatacGGGCCCTAGAACTTTCCACTTGTGGCCTAAAGAAGTGACTAAGAAGCTGTCCTTCCCTGGCCAGTTCAGTCAAGCACatcagaggtgggggaggggctgcacacaggggaagggcaggtgcaggaggggcCCAGAGCCGGCAAGGTGGACGAGGTGGACGGGGAGCCCAGGTGTGCAGAAGGaatgggagctgggggagggggtccccGAGGACCGTGAGCAGCTCTGCACGTGAGTGGAGCTGGAGAAATATTTGTGGAGGCTTGACTGGTGCCAGGAGGCACTGGCGGGGTCCCACCCACCTGTTGCAGGAAAAAACCCACAGAGACCAGACACTTCCTGCCCGTGCTCTGGCTCCCTGAGCTTGCCACCCCCAACAGCGTGGCTAGCGCTTTCTAGTGCCATCTTCTGATGGGTCTGCCATCCGTCATCTTTGCCTCtggggtgaggagggcagggTTGGCACTCACTTCGTTTTCTTTCTCCCAATATTCACTGTATAATTTTATGCCCATGGAATTGTATCAGACATGCTGGTTTTTATCAAGGTCAGCCCTCTCCCCAGATCGGTTCACCCATCCCTGTCCACCCCATAAGCATCTTgccagccatgtgaccttggagaGACCGGTTCCCTCTCAGCCTCAACTTCCCTCTTTGTCAAATGAGGACATCGGCATTCCTCCCCTAACGAAGACAGCTGTCAAGTGAATGAGGATGTGAAAATGCCTTGTCAGCTGGAAAGTGCAGTACCGTGAGGATGACCAAGCCATCCCTCGGCTCTGGTCCCACTCACACCAGGTGGGAGCAGGGACTTCTTAGACTCCTGGTCCCCAGAGCCTGAGGAGCTCAGCAAGCCCAGGATTacaaccccaccaccaccaccaccaccccacacacacatacacatcttgTGCCCTGCTCCCGCTCCTGGGGCATCCCTAGGAAAAGGACAGCTACAGTCTCCCACCCAAACCTGGCCATTCTGCTGCctactgagcccagagcctgtgTCCTTCTAGGGACTGTGTCTGGCCCACCAGACCCCTACCAGGATGGCCAGAAGAATCTCTATGGGCCAAGCAGACCagaccaggatcctgggaccttTACTCCTTGTTTCCTAGAGCCAGCTCAAAATTattcccccaccccttccccacacaCCCCAAACATAACATTTCAATCCTTATAAAATCAAGCagcgtttttttgttttttttttttaagacaaaaaggaAACAGCTTCACAGCTCAATTAGTCTAGCTGAAAGTTGGTCCAAAACTATTTacttgggacaccagggtggctcagcagttgagcatctgcctttggctcagggcctgatcctggattcccaagatcgagtcccatgacgggctcccttcatggagcctgctcttccctctgcctgtgtctctgcctctctctctctctctctctctctctctcatgaataaataaataaaatcttaaaataaaataaaaaactatttacTTCTGCAGAAGTTCACAAACTTCTCAGCCCATGGCCAAGTTAAGATCCTGTGttttatttgcttgcttgtttttttttttgtttttttgttttttgttttttttaaattttatttatttatgatagtcacagagagagagagagagaggcagagacacaggcagagggagaagcaggctccatgcaccgggagcccgatgtgggattcgatcccgggtctccaggatcgcgccctgggccaaaggcaggcgccaaaccgctgcgccacccagggatccctacttgcttgttttttaagattttatttactcatgagagacacagagagagaggcagagacacaggcagaagtgGGAGCCagaagcaggactggatcccaggaccccaggatcacgccctgagccaaaggcagactctcaaccacagagccacccaggcgcccaagatCCTGTTTCTTTAACCACAGACAATGCCATTAAgttctaaaatgtttaaatgtcagTAAATAATCTGCAATGGAATGGTCACAGTCTTTGGTGAGTGTACAGATAGTGTCACCAGGTCACTTCAGAGCCATCTCCCTGAATTGTTCCAAGGCAGATCTCCGGGAGGCTTCCAGCAACAGGTGGTCACTTCCAGATCTGGGCCGGGATGGACTGGCCACCTCCTGCATGGCTCTGGCAGCAACAGGGATCTCCCCAGGGTGGCTCCCACTCCACTAGCACTTTCAGAATCTGGGGGAGGATGTGATGGTCCCTTTGTGGCTCTCATCTGAAATAACCCGAGCCCTCCCTGGGTCGAGTCCCAGGTCTGCCATTACACGTTCTGTGACATTGAGCAACAGAATTAAATTCTCTCAACTGATTTCTTCATCTGGGTAAGAAGAAATATAATGCCTCTTTCCCAGGCACTGGGAGGCTCAAGGAAGACATGGAGTCTTCCTTCCTCAGTCAGGCCACTGAGATTCTTCTGGCCACCTCAACAGGAGTCTGGTGGACCCAGGACAGGCCCCAGAAAACCACAGTTCCCAGGCTCAGAAGTGAAGGCCGAACCCCAAGCTGAGTGAGTGGCCCTTGGCCCTTGGCCTGGCAGCCCAGTCCAGCGGCCATCCTCCCCACCGGCTCAGGATGGGGTAATGACAGGCCTGGCTGCCCAGGAGACCTGACTGCCCAGCCTGGCCAGACTGGCTGAGCCTGTGCTGCCCCCAGGCTGGGGCCCCGTGTGGGCTgagggagaaggtgggggtggagggtggcagctccaggggagggaggccaggccacactgctgcctgctgccagcggcagagggacagggatgggttcagagagaggaaggggctggaggcCCCCTGACCGTGCTTGCTTAGAGGGTCAGAGGGGGTGAGGATTCTGTGAGGGGAAGACTTACGAGAGAGGACGGGGCTGAGTTTTTAAGTATTTCCCATTAAATTTGGGCCTTGGATCCCCGCTTCAGTGTGGTGGTTTCAAAGAGCCCTCCATTTATGGGGACCTTGGCCATCCTCACCATCCCACCCCACTGTCCAGCCATCCATGGGCTATGCCCTACTCCTCAGGTCCATCCCGGGCCCCAGACATGAGACCTGCTTCCCACTcacccctgtccctccccactgtgccccctcctcccttcagGGCACCCCTGTCTCTGTGGAACGTGTCTTCATTTTCCAGAAGCAGTGGAAGGAGGATCCTAAAGGCCAGCGGATTCCTGAGGACTCTACTCTGATGGAGGAGTCAGtcttccccagccccacccctccccacctggaGAACCTGCTTCCACCAGACTCCTGCAGTCAGCTGGTCAGCAAATAGTTTTCAAGGACCCGACATGGGCCAGGCATTAGGCTGAGGGCCTTAGTATTATGAGAAATAATCTTCTCTTACTACAGAACTCTGTGGGAGtatcatcattcccattttagagatgggaaaactgagactcCGAGAACTGATGTGACCTGCAGGGCCACCAGAATAATGACAAGACCAGAATTTACAGCTAGCCCTGCCTGATTCTGGGGCTTGTCCCCTGAGTCCACCCTCTCTCCTGCATTGGACAAGCCCAGGGCTGGACATggagctcagtggggaatctggcTCGCACCTGCCCTCAAGGCCCCTAGATCTGAAGAGACGATTTCCTACACCAGAGAGGCCAGCTCTGTGTGAACTCTGCAAAGGAAAGGGCCAGCtcctcctgggggcccagggTAGGCTTCCTGGAGAAGTTGGCAGGTAGAAGAGagagtcctggggtgggggccagTTTGTGGGATCTGGAGCCAACAGATGATGGAGCTGGGCTGGAAACCAAGTTGGGCACCATCAGGGGAGGCCTTGAGTGCCCAGCCCAGGACTCTGGGGGCACCACAGAGCCACAGACAGGCTTTGAACAAGGGCAGGCCCAGCCAGCTGTGACTTGGTGGGGAGGTACCTGGGCCAGTGTGGCAGGTTAATTGGAGAATGAGAGACAGGAGGGCTGCCCTGCTTTCAGGTAGAAGAAGGAGCCTCAGGGAAGGGGAGATGAGGCTGCATGGGGGTAGGAGGGCATCATCTTGACCCAGAACTAGCCTGGACCCCCAGAGCAGCCCACTGGCCCTGGGCTAGGCTAGGCCCTGTGTCCAGTGGgcagagccaggggctggggtcgTCCCAACCTGCTTCCTCTCCACCCCTGCTGGTGGGAGCCTCAGAGGACCCTGGAACTCAGCACCCCTGCCCTCCAAGCAGCTGGGGCAGGGCACACACCTGCTGACAACAGAGCAGAGAAGCTGTTTTGTTTCTATGACACatcgagagggagagagaaaccaacAGGCGGACCTGGGGACTCCCAGTCTGGCAGCTGGTGAGTCAGCAGTGATAGGCCAGGGACAAAACTATCCATAGTCTAGGAATCCTGAGTGGCATCTCACCCCAAGCCCAGGTGACTCAGAGATCACATTGCACTACCCTTCCAGTGCAgaggcccccaggcctggccttccGGGCCTCCTTCAGCCTTTCTCCCACTTGCATGCCTCTGGCCCGGATGGGGTGGACCCCACCCACAGATcctggccaccaccaccacccccgcgaCTTTGGACCCCATCAGTCCAGCTGCCAGATCTTGGTCCTCCTGCCAGGTGCACTCATGGACCCAGCGCAGCCAGCAGCCCTCATTCCCTGTGGCTCCTGGCCCCCCGAGAGATCTAGCCCCGAGGAAGGGCACGTGACCGACCTGCCCCAACAGCTGGGGAGCGGAAGGTGGGGTCAAGCCTGGGGCAGCCACACTTGTggtttgaactttttttctttttcaatattgtttttatgGCAGGGCCTCACCTGCATGGTTTGAATCTCGGAGGTGTGCCCAAGTACCCACCCACAGCATTCAATCGtgccctcccctcttctctccacACACGCTCCTGCTTCTCTCCAGTGAGGCCAGGGGAGCTACAGATGCCCAGGGGGCAGGGTCTCACCACCCTCCCTCCATGGCTCCACCACCCGCACCCCCACGCAGGCGACCTAGGCCAGGCCTTGCCACCCAGGCAGTAAGAAGCTCCCTACACACACCTGGGCATGCAGCCAGGCTCCCTAGTTTTCCCTTCTTTGCTTTCAATCACCTTCTCCCAGCCTTTACCATCTTGGCAGGCTGGCAGGAAACCAAACCTTGCTCCTTTCTGCAGCTCCTTCtttacccagggatcccctccgtcccaggacccccaTGAGTCCCTCCTTGTCCCATCAGCAATTGCCAGGCCCTGGCCCCCAGAGCCTGGGGCTCAGTGGCCTCCCAGCTACATGGAGGAATCAGAAATCACTGGCCAGGAACCATACGGCCATCACCTAAAAGGTATCACCTGTTCCTGAGAATAGCACTGGCGGGCGTGTAGCAGGAGCACACAGTGGGAGCTTCCCTGTCATGGCCCACAGCCCCCTAAATCTTGGCCTCCCCATGGAGGCACCTCTTCCCCGTCCTTTCAGGCTGTCTCTACTCCAGAACTCCAAACCCAGGCTCTTCTTGACATTGGCTTCTACGTCGGGGTCAAGCTTAGGGAGGGCTTCTGCCTCTTAGAGGCTCCTGTCTCCCTTCCCACCCTAGTCCCAGCCTGGCCAGTGGAGGCCGGCAGCCGGGATAGGAGAAGGAACAACACAAACTGGTGTAGGCAAGaatcccccaccccagcctcctcaCTGGCCTCTGGCGGCCTCATCCTCCACACCCAAGGCCACGGTGACATTGAGACACATGCTGGCCCTCACTGCAGAAGCCTTCCCGGGTGCCCCAAGTGAGCTACAAGAAGTCCAATCCCGGTAGCAGACCATAAAGTCTACCCAGGCTCTGACCCAGCCTTCCTCTCCTGCCACATATCCTAATGTCCTGATGTCCCAGCCGGCCACCATGTCCACTGGCCACTTGTCCCTTATCACCTCGCTCTGAGCATACCACATCCTTCTCAAGCCTCCTACCTTTGCACAGATGGAGGCCTCTGCCAGAGGAGCACACTCATCATTTTGCCAACATGGCAAAGCCCATCTCATCCTTCAAATGCCAGCTCTAGGGCTGCTCAGGGATGGCCCGCGATCTTGCCCACACGCTTGTGATCACCCCTGTTGGAGTGCCTGCCACGCTGCGTGTGGATGTGGCTTCtgttgcccccacccacccacctactaCTAGGCCGGGAGCTCCTTGAGAACAGGATGACCACCTCCTGCTCTCTGACTCTCCCAAGAGGAGCCCACGTGTGTCTGAACAGGTGTCAATGGCTAGCTACTGAATTCTTAGTATCACCGGACATGAGTGAAAAAAACAAGGCAGATagtaatagaaataaatgattggggcagcctgggtggctcagtggtttagcaccgcctttggcccagggtgtgatcctggggaccccggatcgagtctcacatcgggctccctgcatggagcctgcttctccctctgcctgtgtctctgcctctctctctctctgtgtctctcatgaataaataaataaataaatctttaaaaaaagaaataaatgattgaatacgtaaagggaggaaaagagaaacagaaaagttcCCAAAAAATGTATGTAAAGGCTTCATTCTCATTCAGGGGAAACATAACCCCCTTGCCTCAAATGTGGGCTGCAAAGtcacttccttccaaagagaaCAGTCCgggaagggggagaaaattaATAGAGTAGAAGAACCTGACAAACACTCTCCCAGCCAGGTGGTCAAGGTCAACACCAACAGCCATGAACCATGTTGGTCGTCTATATCCTGGAtagtatgtgaaaaaaaattgtactttccCTCTGTGATCTTGCTTCCCTCCAAAATAGTCCCAgtttaataatgagaaaacatcagacccATCCCAATCGAGGTGCATCTTACAAAATACCTGATCAGAACccttcaaaactgtcaaagtcCCCCCAAACAAGGAGAGTCTGAGAAACTGTCGGAGCCAAGAGAAGCCTCGCAGGACACAATGACCAACGACTGGACGTCATGTGGTTTCCTGGATGGATCCTGGAGGAGAAAAAGACCCTTAGGTAGAAACtggaaattggggcacctggatggctcagtggttgagtgtctgcctttggctcaggtggtgatcctggggtcctgggatcgagtcccacatcgggctccccacaggaagcctgcttccccctctgcctatgtttctgcctctctctgtgtgtctctcatgaataaataaaatcttaaaaaaaattttaaaaacctggaaatcaaaataaagtatGGGTCTTGGTTAacaataatgtatcaatattggctcattaaCTGAAAAAATATGCCATACCAATGCAAGAAGTTAATAATAGGagaactggaattaaaataaaactgttaaaccTGAGTGTGGGGATGATATGGGAACTCTTGtagtattttctcaatttttgtaaatctaaaactgttcaaGAAAGTACAGTCTattttggagtgcctggctggttcattcAGTAGATCATGTGACTCCTGATTTTAGGTCCTTGAGTTCAAGACCCaggctgggtgtgaagcctactgaaaaaataaattaaaaaaaataaagtctgttttaaaaagaaagaaagtgagcaaGCCAATTAGCTGAGCCCaagccccacctcctccagggagccttcctGGTTTCTGCTTGGGCAGTGAAGGGGCATTGAGGTTGCCAGCGGGCAGGACTCAGTGTTCAGTACTGCTCATGTTCCAGAACCTCTCTCACGGGGACCGTCATGTTTTAGGAGATGCATGCTGAACTAGAGGGCAGTCAACTGTCATGGTGTATTCATGGAACTCTCAGATggtttagaaatttaaaaaaagtatgtgtgtagggaggggagagagtgagCCAAATGGAGCAGAAGACTAGCAATTGGTGAACCTGGGCAGAGGGTGAGTGTTCATTGCACTATTCTTGCAACCTTTCTGtaggcttttaatttttcaaaataaaaaagttaaggggacacctgggtggcttagctggttaagcatctgcctttggggtcaggtcatgatcccggagtcctgggatcgagccccagatcgggctccctgctcagtgggcaaggtggcttctctctctccctctgcctgccgctccccctgcttgagcacaatgtctctctctctctgtcaaataaacaaaatctttaaaaaataataataaaacggCTTCAAAAAGAGTAATAATTACCACTTTCCCAAAGCCTGTCGAgtgccaggcacccccacataGCTGCTGTTCACCCTCAGGAGACTCCCATCTGGTAATACCGGGCTGGTCCACCAATGAAGAAGCCGAAGCTCGGGCATTACAGAGACTTCCCGGGGACACACAGCTGGTGGAGGCAGAATCTGAACTCAGAACCGACCAAAACACAAAGTCGGAGTGTGGAACCACCACCACAAGCCTCAGGTCTGCTCAAGCTTCTTTCAGAGACATTATGGAGCCCCCAGCTCGCTGGAACTGGGGAGAAACTCAGAAGCCCAGGGCCCTGCGGTCAAGGGCTGCGGGTGGGCTGTGGACGCCGAGGAGCAGGTCCGGCCCGCCGGAAGGGTGGGGCTGTGGGGCAGGGTGCGGGAGAGCAGCAGGGCCGAAATTCCAGGTGCCTCTGCACACCCCCGCCCACGGCCCCTGTCCGGAGTGCTCGGGGACGCCCAGCACGGAGCCGGAGCCGCTGCCTCCCCGCGGACAGGTGACAGGTGCGGGCTGTCCACCTCCGGCCAGGTGGGGCCAGCCCCGGCCTGTGGCCTCCCTCCCGGAGTCGCCCCCGTGTGTTGGCCTGTGGGAACTGCAGCCTCCAaaggcggggcggcgggggggggggtgcccccaccccccgaggtgcgccccccaccccgcgccccggGTGCAGAGTTTGGAAAACCGCTCCTGTGCTCTAGGGCAGTGGGAGCGCTGTGCCCCGCAGGGGTGCGATGTGGCCGCCCAAAGTGCCCCCGGTGGGGTTCAGGGAAGGGAGGGCGTGCAGTGTAAATGGTCAGCCGTAGGTGGGGTTGACAGATATTTCATCatgatggaaaataaaagctGATCGGTGCCTTGCGGGGGGTAGGGGTAGGATCCAGCGGCCAGGCCTGGAGTGGGCACCCTTGGGTGTCTCAGAGGGCACAGCAAGTGTGGCTGACTGAGGCCCTGAAGGAGAGGGTGGGGAGCTGACCATCCAGGGCAGGGCTGTGAAGTCCAAAGGAAGGGAGCAGCCCACATCTGATGGGTGGCCCCAGAAGCAAGGGAGAGACCCCAAGGGAGGCAGGTGACACTGCAGCCCTGGCACTTTGTCCTGGATCGGTGGGGAGGGATGGACCCTGCCTTGGATACCACCTGCAgcctccctgggtccctggggagAAAGAGCTCAGTGAAGAGACAAGGCACAGCATAGGAGGTTCAGTGCAGGAGGGGAAAGCCCTGAGGGATGGGCTCAGGCTGCCCAGTGCCAGAAAGGCTGGGTCCCATCCAGGCAGCACCCGCGGCACCACTTCCAGGCAGCCCCCAGGCTGGGTTTCGACAGGCCAGGAAAAAACGGAAGAaacctgggcagggcagggcctctTTATGGCTTTTGGTGAAACCTGGCCCTGAAGACAGGGAAGTTTCCGGAGCAGGTAGGGAGGGAGAGTGACTCATTCCTCCCTCCCGGGCTCTATGACACTGCAGAGCCCAGGAATCACCCAAAAGCAGCCAACCAGGCCAGGCCAAGAGAAATCAGCTCCGACCCCACCCTGGCCACTCTCACCTCCCACCGCCACCCACAGGAAAGGACAGACCACACCTGGAACAGTAGATTCCTTGGATGAGAAACACTCACCCTCTCACACAAGcacaaacccacacacacacagacacacacacaccccaaagtAAACACTCACTACCCACAGATACTCACCTGGGTGTACATACAGGCGATCCCAGGTTCCCACCCAGAAGCCCACCATCACTAGCTCACGGCCCTCAGTGAGTGACTGGAAAGCCCGGCTCAGAGACACAATGAGACCTGGGAAGGGGGGGGCACCCCGGCTGG from Vulpes vulpes isolate BD-2025 chromosome 3, VulVul3, whole genome shotgun sequence encodes:
- the CLDN4 gene encoding claudin-4; translated protein: MASMGLQVMGMALAVLGWLGTILSCALPMWRVTAFIGSNIVTSQTIWEGLWMNCVVQSTGQMQCKVYDSLLALPQDLQAARALMVVSIILAVLGVLLSVVGGKCTNCVEDESAKAKTMIVAGVVFLLAGLLVMVPVSWTANNIIRDFYNPLVVSGQKREMGASLYVGWAASGLLLLGGALLCCNCPPRTDKPYSAKYSAAARSAPASNYV